In a single window of the Thermus tengchongensis genome:
- a CDS encoding GGDEF domain-containing protein, which yields MAVVAYGLGLVALLVFLGLFPPTAPWSERFLTPLVALGGGVFLLRHRQESWGLGLLFLGLGDLAWTLEDLKSLPRGLYLEFPYVVGYAALTWALLKIPGEKPRLSLLLMPLALLGLASALKPELGIDRIYTVWDALLLLLLLLRLEPLFQEGLPGGRALWGVGFLLFLVADMAYAFLEAAGGYPTGHPVHLLWTLGYLLLALGVVEEREGRASFLGQALALGSLFFMPAVLLNDPTPWSVRLLALYGGLVGALGLLYALHLEWRRTEEKRVRWTHFLEALARLSPSVTQTLSPEGVLLEALGAAQHLVPQAVGLEVRGRRGLVGERTPHSLTIPLNGDAAYLYLRTPPEEPVPQGFLSLLGERIKQVLKQVEWGTLALTDPLTGLLNRRGLEVELPKLLALARRYGAPVSVVMLDIDRFKRVNDTYGHPVGDEVLRLLGRILQASVRREDLAVRYGGEEFLLLLYGANREAAKEVVERIRYRFRTQRVEPIPYPLTLSAGIAGGEVPEGEAQVEDWILKADYALLRAKETGRDRVTLA from the coding sequence GTGGCCGTGGTCGCCTATGGGTTAGGGCTTGTCGCCCTTCTTGTATTCCTGGGTCTATTCCCCCCCACCGCCCCGTGGAGCGAGCGCTTCCTCACCCCCCTGGTGGCCCTGGGAGGGGGGGTTTTCCTTCTCAGGCACCGGCAGGAATCCTGGGGCCTGGGGCTTCTCTTCCTGGGGCTCGGGGACCTGGCCTGGACCCTGGAAGATCTGAAGAGCCTACCCCGAGGCCTGTACCTGGAGTTCCCCTACGTGGTGGGGTATGCCGCCTTAACCTGGGCTCTTCTCAAGATCCCCGGGGAGAAGCCTCGCCTAAGCCTCCTTCTGATGCCCCTGGCCCTTCTGGGCCTGGCCTCTGCTTTGAAGCCGGAACTGGGCATAGACCGGATCTACACCGTGTGGGATGCCCTCCTCCTTCTCCTTCTTCTGCTCAGGCTGGAGCCCCTGTTCCAGGAAGGCCTTCCGGGGGGACGGGCCCTTTGGGGGGTGGGCTTCCTCCTCTTCTTGGTAGCGGACATGGCCTACGCCTTCCTGGAAGCGGCGGGCGGCTACCCCACGGGCCACCCCGTCCACCTCCTCTGGACCTTGGGGTACCTCCTCCTGGCCCTGGGGGTGGTGGAGGAGCGGGAAGGACGCGCCTCCTTTTTGGGGCAAGCCCTGGCCCTGGGCAGCCTCTTTTTCATGCCCGCCGTCCTTCTCAACGACCCCACCCCCTGGAGTGTCCGGCTCCTGGCCCTTTACGGGGGGCTGGTGGGAGCGCTAGGCCTTCTCTATGCCCTCCACCTGGAGTGGCGGCGCACCGAGGAGAAGCGGGTCCGCTGGACCCACTTCTTGGAGGCGCTGGCCCGCCTTTCCCCCAGCGTGACCCAGACCCTGAGCCCAGAAGGAGTCCTCCTGGAGGCCCTGGGGGCAGCCCAGCACCTCGTTCCCCAGGCGGTGGGCCTCGAGGTGCGGGGAAGGCGGGGCCTGGTGGGGGAGCGTACCCCCCACTCCTTGACCATCCCCCTAAACGGGGACGCCGCCTACCTCTACCTGCGCACCCCCCCGGAAGAACCCGTACCCCAAGGCTTCCTCTCCCTCCTGGGGGAGCGCATCAAACAGGTGCTGAAGCAGGTGGAGTGGGGTACCCTGGCCCTCACCGATCCCCTCACGGGCCTCCTGAACCGGAGGGGCCTGGAGGTGGAGCTCCCCAAGCTCCTGGCCCTGGCCCGCCGCTACGGGGCCCCCGTGAGCGTGGTGATGCTGGACATCGACCGCTTCAAGCGGGTGAACGACACCTACGGCCACCCCGTGGGGGATGAGGTACTAAGGCTCCTGGGGCGCATTCTCCAGGCCAGCGTGCGCCGCGAAGACCTGGCGGTGCGCTACGGGGGGGAGGAGTTTTTGCTCCTCCTCTACGGGGCCAACCGCGAAGCGGCCAAGGAGGTGGTGGAACGCATCCGCTACCGCTTCCGCACCCAACGGGTGGAACCCATCCCCTACCCCCTCACCCTCTCCGCGGGCATCGCCGGCGGAGAGGTGCCGGAAGGGGAAGCGCAGGTGGAGGACTGGATCCTGAAGGCCGACTACGCCCTCCTGCGGGCCAAGGAAACCGGGCGGGACCGGGTGACCCTGGCCTAA
- a CDS encoding DUF1641 domain-containing protein, whose protein sequence is MEKMLTVEERLAHIEEVLEKSGLGLLAQMGAGETLAENLGLLLDPKNLQLISLLARFLDQAEALEKLAETLEKLEKSGALAFLGHLSENFGEGLGMLMEPQLLRLLSHGANVLDILSRIEPAAIGMMAGALQRGLSETFTPEVMRDPPRVGLTGVLKQLSDPEVQKALGVLFLLLKALGKAFGHLNEDMKALEALMAKMMPKK, encoded by the coding sequence ATGGAAAAGATGCTTACGGTGGAAGAAAGGCTAGCCCACATAGAGGAGGTCTTGGAAAAGAGTGGGCTCGGCCTCCTGGCCCAGATGGGGGCCGGGGAGACCCTTGCCGAGAACCTGGGCCTTCTCTTGGACCCCAAGAACCTGCAGCTCATCTCCCTCCTGGCCCGCTTCCTGGACCAGGCCGAGGCCCTGGAGAAGCTAGCGGAAACCTTAGAGAAACTGGAGAAATCGGGGGCCCTGGCCTTCTTGGGCCACCTCTCGGAGAACTTCGGGGAGGGCTTGGGGATGCTCATGGAGCCCCAGCTCCTAAGGCTCCTCTCCCATGGGGCCAACGTCCTGGACATCCTTTCCCGCATTGAGCCCGCGGCCATCGGCATGATGGCGGGCGCCCTGCAGCGGGGCCTCTCCGAGACCTTCACCCCCGAGGTGATGCGGGATCCGCCCCGGGTAGGCCTCACGGGGGTCTTGAAGCAGCTTTCTGACCCCGAGGTGCAGAAGGCTTTGGGCGTCCTCTTCTTGCTCCTGAAGGCCTTGGGTAAGGCTTTTGGCCACCTCAACGAGGACATGAAGGCCCTCGAGGCCCTCATGGCCAAGATGATGCCCAAGAAGTAA